In the Quercus lobata isolate SW786 chromosome 5, ValleyOak3.0 Primary Assembly, whole genome shotgun sequence genome, one interval contains:
- the LOC115991339 gene encoding putative receptor-like protein kinase At3g47110, producing the protein MGTRLLCSIHFLAILLLFNVKSTLAVLSSNTGTSSYFGGNETDYQALLAFKTKITQDPGNVLSSWNDSLHFCQWEGVTCGRKHRRVTVLNLKSRGLVGSLSPYIGNLSFMRVIDLSNNTIGGKIHNEVGRLFRLRVLSLSNNSFQGEIPANLSHCANLEHLTVNYSNLSGSIPTEFASLSKLVVFSVGKNNLMGRIPPFIGNLSSLQVLSLSYNVLKGQIPNDLGQLGSLQILALGENKLSGLIPSSLYNLSSIIIFSLSENEFSGTLPTDLFLTIPHLQLLQITGNNFTGSIPTSLSNASELQIFDVGSNKLTGKVSVNFGGLQHLEDILFYENNLGSGDVDELDFIKSLVNCSRLKTFILEDNQFKGMLPNVLGNLSTQLEYFMISNNLIFGEIPSGIGNLISMNHLWMAGNELTGTIPRDIGNLQKLQRLFLSNNKLSGRLPITLGNLSSMS; encoded by the coding sequence ATGGGAACGAGACTATTGTGCTCAATTCACTTCCTAGCCATCCTTCTCTTGTTCAATGTAAAATCAACTCTTGCTGTTTTATCTAGCAATACTGGCACCTCAAGTTATTTTGGCGGGAATGAGACAGATTATCAGGCTTTGTTGGCCTTCAAGACAAAGATAACACAAGACCCTGGAAACGTATTGAGCTCGTGGAATGATTCCCTCCATTTCTGCCAGTGGGAAGGTGTAACATGCGGCCGCAAGCATAGAAGAGTCACTGTATTAAACCTTAAGTCCAGAGGTTTGGTGGGTTCCTTGTCTCCATACATAGGCAACCTCAGCTTCATGAGGGTAATCGATCTCTCGAACAATACCATTGGAGGCAAGATTCATAATGAAGTTGGTCGTCTATTCAGGTTGCGAGTATTGAGCCTGAGTAACAACTCCTTCCAAGGAGAAATTCCTGCAAACCTTTCCCATTGCGCGAACCTGGAGCACCTTACGGTCAATTATAGTAACCTTTCAGGGTCAATCCCGACGGAGTTCGCTTCTTTGTCAAAGCTGGTGGTATTTTCTGTTGGCAAAAACAATCTCATGGGAAGAATCCCACCTTTCATTGGAAACCTTAGCTCTCTCCAAGTCTTATCTCTATCCTATAATGTCTTGAAAGGACAGATTCCAAATGACTTAGGCCAATTAGGAAGCTTACAAATTCTTGCACTGGGAGAAAATAAACTCTCTGGTTTGATTCCATCGTCTTTGTATAATCTTTcatctataattattttttcattgtcTGAAAATGAGTTTAGTGGAACTCTTCCCACAGACTTATTCCTCACTATTCCTCATCTCCAGTTGCTTCAAATAACTGGAAACAATTTTACCGGATCTATTCCGACCTCATTATCTAATGCTTCAGAGCTACAAATCTTCGATGTTGGAAGCAACAAACTTACCGGAAAAGTTTCAGTTAATTTTGGAGGCTTACAACATTTGGAAGATAtacttttttatgaaaataatttagGAAGCGGAGATGTTGATGAATTGGACTTCATTAAATCTCTAGTCAATTGTAGCCGATTGAAGACCTTTATCCTCGAAGACAATCAATTCAAAGGTATGTTGCCAAATGTTTTGGGAAATCTTTCAACCCAACTTGAATATTTTATGATCAGCAACAATCTTATTTTTGGGGAAATCCCTTCAGGGATAGGTAATTTGATTAGCATGAACCACTTATGGATGGCTGGTAATGAACTCACAGGCA